Within Mycobacterium heckeshornense, the genomic segment TTGATCGACGTGATGTCAACGCCGGCACCGACCACAAAGACCCCATCGGGCGGCGATTCCAACGCGTCAAGCTGAGCTACCAGATCGGTCAACTCGATCACAGGATCGGCGCTGTGCACCGTTCGGCGGCGCACATCGACGATCGAGCCGTCGGCAGAGTCGACGATTGCCAGCGTCGCGGTCTCGGGTTCGAGAAACAGCAGCCCCGTATGCGCATAGCCCACAGCGCTGCCGACCGATTGGGCCAAAGCCGCCGCGGCCAAGAATGCCGACACCAACATGACGTTCTCGACCTTGTGGGCCGCCAGCGCATCCCGCAGGATCGCGGCCTCGACGGGGTCGGTCCAGGTGACCCCGGTTGACGCCAGGCGGTAATCACCCTCCGCCGCGCTCTCCCGGGTGCCCAGGATGGCCGCGATCACCCGCTCAGGCGCACCGAAGCTGGGCCAGTCCTCGGCAGCGGCCACCTCGAAGCCGTCTTCGTCGACGGTGGCGCCGTCGGCGTTTTCCCCTTCGACCAGCACCAGGCGGACCGTCGTGGGCGCCATCGACACACCGAGGACGATGTCCACTGCTCCTCCACCAGCCTGGCCTGCGCGGCAATCCTTGCTACAACATAGAGTCGCTAATTATCAGCTTACCCACCTGACATCGTTCAGCGATACGCGTCGGCGCTCAGCACCTCGGACACGAAAGGCACAACCATGTGGGCCATAGAGCCATCATCGCGGCTTGCCGCCGTCGGCGCGAGACTGCTTCGTTCACGCTGGCTGATGCGCGCCCCGATTTGGGTCTACAAGGCCCGTGCCGGGGCGGTGTTCGGCTCGCGGCTGCTCATGCTCGAACACATCGGCCGCCGGTCCGGTGTTCACCGCTACGTCGTCTTGGAAGTCGTCGATCACCCGACGTCCGACACCTACGTCGTCGCTTCCGGCTTCGGCGGCAACGCGCAGTGGTTCCGCAACATCCAGGCAAATCCGCGCGTGCGTGTCTGTGTCGGCAGTCGCGCCCCGAAACCCGCCAGGGCGCGGGTTCTCAGCCAACAGGAAGCCGACAACACGCTCGGCGTCTACATCGGTCGACACCCGCACGCCTGGGCCGCGTTGAGGCGCGTGCTCGAGAACACCTTGGAAAGACCGATCAGCCAGACCAACACGCCCCTGCCCATGGTCGAGTTTCGATTGGCCGCGAATCGGGCCGATGGCTGACCCTCGGTCGCAGCGGTGTGCCCGACCGCAACCATCGACCCGTGCACGTCGCCGCGCCGTCGGCGCGCGCGGCGGCCGGGGAGCGCCGCGCACGGTCTCGGGGAAATCGTGACCGCGCGTCGCGACATCTACTGGCTCAGCTCGGGCGTCGTGCCGACCGGGCCCTCCACCGGCTTGCGCGCATCGGCCTCGGCCTTGGCCACCGCCTGCATGATCGCCGGATCGGTCTGCGTCGAGAACCAGTCGGCGATCTCGTCGCTGTCGTCTTCTGGCTTGGGCAAGTCGTCCTCGACCGGCGACGGGTGATACCGGTACACGCCGTCATCCCCGGGCGCCCCGAGCAGTTTGGTGAAACCCTGCAGGGCCGAGCCGAAGTCGCTGGGTATCACCCACACCTTGTTCGCTTCGCCCCGGCCGAGTTGCGGCAGCACCTGCAGGTACTGGTAGGCCAGCAGTTCCGGAGTGGGCCTGCCGGCCTTGATTGCGGCGAATGTCTTCTCGATGGCCTTGGCTTGGCCTTGGGCCTGCAGATAAGCCGCCGCCCGTTCGCCCTGCGCCCGCAGCATGCGGGACTGCCGGTCCGCCTCGGCCGCCAGGATCGCAGCCTGCTTGGCACCCTCGGCTTCCAGGATCTGCGCCTGTTTTTGCCCCTCGGCCTGTTTGATCGCCGACTCACGGGTGCCCTCCGCCGTCAAGATCATCGCCCGCTTCTCCCGGTCGGCTTTCATCTGCTTTTCCATCGAAGCCTGGATCGACGGCGGCGGGTCGATGCTGCGCAGCTCCACGCGCGCGACCCGCAGCCCCCAGCGTCCGGTGGCTTCGTCGAGCACGCCGCGCAGCTGCCTGTTGATGATCTCTCTCGACGTCAGGGTCTGTTCCAGCGTCATGCCGCCCACCACGTTGCGCAGCGTGGTGGTGGTCAGCTGCTCGACACCGACGATGTAGTTGCTGATCTCGTAGACCGCCGCCTGCGGGTTGGTCACCTGGAAATACACCACGGTGTCGATGTTGAGCGTGAGGTTGTCCTCGGTAATCACCGGCTGTGGCGGGAACGACACCACGCGCTCACGCAGATCGACCCGAGCGCGGACGCGATCGATGAACGGCACCAGCAGCGTCAGCTGTCCGCTCACCGTGCGGCTGTACCGGCCCAAGCGTTCGATCACCGCGGCCTCCGCCTGCGGAATCAACGCCACCGATTTGGCCACCACGATCACGGCAAAGATCACTAAAGCAGCAAGCAACACCAGACCAGCAACCGCACCTTGCATTGGTTTCTCCTATTGCTCTCGAGGGTTTAGGCGTTCTTCCACACCACCGCGGTGGCGCCGTCGATGCGCATGACGGTCACCAACTCGCCGGGCTCGTAGACGTCGGCCTCATTGAACGGCCGCGCCGTCCATACCTGACCGTCCAGCTTTACTTGACCCTCGTGTCGTGCGACGCGGTCGAGGACCAGCGCGCTTTTGCCCTCCAGCGCCTGCACCCCGGTGGCTATCTCCTTCGCCGGGGTCAGGCGCCGCCGTACCGCGGGCCGGACCACTGCCAGCAGCAGAACCGACACCACCAGGAACACCGCCCCGTCGGCCCACACCGGGGTGTCCAGCAGCCAACTTGTTGCGGCCGCCGCCAGCGCCCCGCCACCGAGCATCAGCAGGAACATGTCGCCGGTCAGCGCCTCCGCACCGGCGAGGCCCAACGCGAAGATCAGCCAGAGCAGGGCTGCGGGCATGCGGTCAGGATATCGCGCGATCGGCCACAATCAGGGCGAACAACTAGACTGCGAGAGCATGTGGTGCCCCAGTGCGACGCTCTCGGTTTGGGCTAACGCTTGGCTTGCCGGTAAGGCGGCGCCCGACGACGTTCTGGACGCGCTATCACATTGGGCGCCAAGACAATCCGTAACCGCGTATGATGCTGTCGCCGCCGGCCACACCGG encodes:
- a CDS encoding NfeD family protein yields the protein MPAALLWLIFALGLAGAEALTGDMFLLMLGGGALAAAATSWLLDTPVWADGAVFLVVSVLLLAVVRPAVRRRLTPAKEIATGVQALEGKSALVLDRVARHEGQVKLDGQVWTARPFNEADVYEPGELVTVMRIDGATAVVWKNA
- a CDS encoding nitroreductase family deazaflavin-dependent oxidoreductase gives rise to the protein MWAIEPSSRLAAVGARLLRSRWLMRAPIWVYKARAGAVFGSRLLMLEHIGRRSGVHRYVVLEVVDHPTSDTYVVASGFGGNAQWFRNIQANPRVRVCVGSRAPKPARARVLSQQEADNTLGVYIGRHPHAWAALRRVLENTLERPISQTNTPLPMVEFRLAANRADG
- a CDS encoding SPFH domain-containing protein, yielding MQGAVAGLVLLAALVIFAVIVVAKSVALIPQAEAAVIERLGRYSRTVSGQLTLLVPFIDRVRARVDLRERVVSFPPQPVITEDNLTLNIDTVVYFQVTNPQAAVYEISNYIVGVEQLTTTTLRNVVGGMTLEQTLTSREIINRQLRGVLDEATGRWGLRVARVELRSIDPPPSIQASMEKQMKADREKRAMILTAEGTRESAIKQAEGQKQAQILEAEGAKQAAILAAEADRQSRMLRAQGERAAAYLQAQGQAKAIEKTFAAIKAGRPTPELLAYQYLQVLPQLGRGEANKVWVIPSDFGSALQGFTKLLGAPGDDGVYRYHPSPVEDDLPKPEDDSDEIADWFSTQTDPAIMQAVAKAEADARKPVEGPVGTTPELSQ